The Portunus trituberculatus isolate SZX2019 chromosome 49, ASM1759143v1, whole genome shotgun sequence genome contains a region encoding:
- the LOC123499335 gene encoding DNA-directed RNA polymerase III subunit RPC2-like — protein MGETVTGSLVPEWTDLDPSVLSEPVKSIEDKWKLVPAFLRVKGLVKQHIDSFNYFVNVDIKNIVKANSKVTSDVDPLFYVKYMDVRVGKPSIEEGMNIANETAPHECRLRDITYSAPVMVDVEYMRGDHRIFRRDIPIGRMPIMLRSSNCVLSECSNHAELAKRNECPHDPGGYFIIKGQEKVILIQEQLSKNRMIVEEDKKGGLTCQVTSSTHEKKSRTNVTLKSGKYYVKHNTLTDDIPVGIVLKAMGVASDQEIVQMIGTEDHIMTNFAASLEECARLNIYTQTQALKYIGNKVRQKRFFDRGPKKTPVDEARDLLATTILAHVPVEKFNFKMKAIYLSLMVRRVIEALGDTRTIDDRDYYGNKRLELAGSLISLLFEDLFKKFNSDLKKRADLVLGKKGKVAQFDAVQYIQSSQDVITNGLEVAISTGNWTIKRFKMERQGVTQVLARLSYISALGMMTRVNSQFEKTRKVSGPRSLQPSQWGMVCPSDTPEGESCGLVKNLALMTHITTEVNPEPIIELAFNCGVEDINLLSGEELSNHDVYLVFLNGNIIGVTRSHRRVVRVFRAMRRSNIISGFVSIYTHYKHRCVYISSDGGRLCRPYIIVENGRPAVTEGHVKRLTRGLMTFDNFLHEGLVEYLDVNEENDSSIAMYEHEITLKTTHMEIEPFTILGVCAGLIPYPHHNQSPRNTYQCAMGKQAMGTIGYNQRNRIDTLLYNLVYAHKPLVKTRTIELINFENLPAGHNAMVAVMSYSGYDIEDAIIINKASLDRGYGRCIVYRNAKCTVKRYANQTSDRVQGPLMQVLEGGKQKVVWKHEALDSDGMAAVGMPVQPRQVLVNKQMPTVTQLSYTEDKNNAKPGVFRDTPVGHKGPGTVYVEKVMLSSDPDEFSLIKILLRQTRRPEIGDKFSSRHGQKGVTGLIVQQEDLPFSDQGLYPDMIMNPHGFPSRMTVGKLMELLGSKAAALAGKFNYGTAFGGTPVKEIMEDLVRYGFNYQGKDILYSGTTGEALTGYIFFGPVYYQKLKHMVMDKMHARSRGPRAVLTRQPTEGRARDGGLRLGEMERDCLIGHGASMLLLERLMISSDAFDVDVCNSCGLLGYSGWCHFCRSSANVSSIRIPYACKLLFQELQSMNIVPRLRLENYCT, from the exons ATGGGCGAGACAGTGACCGGCAGCCTGGTCCCGGAGTGGACTGACCTCGACCCCAGTGTGCTGAGTGAGCCTGTCAAGAGCATTGAG GACAAATGGAAGCTGGTGCCAGCCTTCCTGCGGGTGAAGGGACTGGTGAAGCAGCACATAGACTCCTTCAACTACTTTGTCAATGTGGACATCAAGAACATTGTCAAGGCAAACAGCAAGGTGACCAGCGATGTGGATCCACTTTTCTATGTCAA GTACATGGACGTGCGTGTAGGCAAGCCAAGCATTGAGGAAGGCATGAACATCGCCAATGAGACAGCCCCTCACGAGTGTCGCCTGCGGGACATCACCTACTCAGCCCCTGTTATGGTGGACGTGGAATACATGCGAGGCGACCATAGGATCTTCAGGCGGGACATCCCCATCG GTCGAATGCCCATCATGCTGCGGTCGTCCAACTGTGTCTTATCAGAGTGCAGCAACCATGCCGAGCTGGCCAAGCGCAATGAGTGTCCACATGACCCTGGTGGCTACTTCATCATCAAGGGAcaggagaag GTTATCCTCATTCAAGAGCAGCTGTCTAAAAACCGTATGATtgtggaggaagacaagaagggtGGTCTGACGTGCCAGGTGACGTCATCCACACATGAGAAGAAATCCCGCACAAATGTCACCCTGAAGAGTGGCAAGTATTACGTGAAGCACAACACTCTCACTGACGACATACCTGTGGGCATTGTGCTTAAGGCCATGGGGGTTGCGAGTGACCAGGAAATTGTGCAAATGATTGGGACAGAGGACCACATTATGACCAACTTTGCTGCCTCACTGGAAGAATGTGCCAGACTCAATATCTACACCCAGACTCAGGCTCTCAAGTACATTGGCAATAAAGTCCGACAGAAGCGTTTCTTTGATCGTGGCCCTAAAAAGACACCAGTTGATGAGGCGAGGGACCTCCTGGCCACCACCATCCTTGCTCACGTGCCTGTTGAGAAGTTTAATTTCAAGATGAAAGCGATCTACCTGTCCCTGATGGTGAGGCGAGTGATTGAGGCGCTTGGGGACACACGCACCATTGATGACCGGGACTACTATGGTAACAAGAGGCTGGAGTTGGCTGgctcccttatctctctcctgtTTGAGGACTTGTTCAAGAAGTTTAATTCTGATTTGAAGAAGAGGGCTGATTTGGTTCTGGGTAAAAAGGGTAAAGTGGCTCAGTTTGATGCTGTGCAGTACATTCAGTCAAGCCAGGATGTAATAACGAATGGCCTAGAGGTGGCCATCTCTACTGGGAACTGGACCATCAAGCGCTTCAAGATGGAGAGACAGGGAGTGACGCAGGTGCTGGCCCGCCTCTCCTACATCTCCGCCCTGGGCATGATGACCCGTGTCAACTCACAGTTTGAGAAGACACGGAAGGTGAGTGGCCCCAGATCCCTACAGCCCTCCCAGTGGGGGATGGTGTGCCCCTCAGACACCCCTGAGGGAGAGTCCTGTGGCCTGGTGAAGAACCTCGCCCTCATGACACACATCACAACAGAGGTGAACCCCGAGCCCATCATTGAGTTGGCCTTCAACTGTGGTGTGGAGGACATCAATCTGCTGTCCGGCGAGGAGCTGTCCAACCACGATGTATACCTGGTGTTCCTCAACGGCAACATCATCGGTGTGACACGGAGCCACCGTCGCGTGGTGCGAGTCTTCCGGGCCATGCGCCGCAGCAACATCATCAGTGGCTTTGTCTCCATCTACACCCACTACAAGCACCGCTGCGTCTATATCAGCTCTGATGGTGGCCGCCTGTGTCGGCCGTACATCATTGTGGAGAATGGTCGTCCGGCCGTCACCGAGGGTCACGTCAAGAGGCTGACCAGGGGCCTCATGACCTTTGACAACTTCCTCCATGAGGGTCTGGTGGAGTACCTTGATGTGAATGAGGAAAATGACTCCAGCATTGCCATGTATGAACACGAGATTACTCTGAAGACGACACATATGGAGATTGAACCTTTCACCATCCTGGGCGTGTGTGCCGGACTCATCCCCTACCCCCACCACAACCAGAGTCCCCGCAACACTTACCAGTGTGCCATGGGTAAGCAGGCTATGGGCACCATTGGCTACAACCAGAGAAACAGAATTGACACTTTACTGTACAATCTAGTCTATGCTCATAAACCATTAGTCAAAACAAGGACCATTGAACTCATCAATTTTGAGAACCTCCCTGCTGGCCACAATGCCATGGTGGCTGTGATGAGTTACTCCGGGTATGACATTGAGGATGCCATCATCATAAACAAGGCCTCACTGGACAGGGGCTATGGCCGCTGCATCGTGTACAGGAACGCCAAGTGCACGGTGAAGCGATACGCCAACCAGACTTCTGACCGTGTGCAGGGCCCGCTGATGCAGGTGCTAGAGGGCGGCAAGCAGAAGGTGGTGTGGAAGCATGAAGCCCTTGATAGCGATGGCATGGCAGCCGTGGGGATGCCCGTGCAGCCTCGCCAGGTCCTTGTCAACAAGCAGATGCCCACTGTCACCCAGCTGTCATACACTGAAGACAAGAATAACGCCAAGCCAGGTGTATTCCGGGACACGCCGGTGGGACACAAAGGACCCGGCACTGTGTACGTGGAGAAGGTCATGCTCTCCTCAGACCCAGATGAGTTCAGCCTCATCAAAATTCTCTTGAGGCAGACTCGTCGACCAGAGATTGGAGATAAATTTTCCTCCCGTCATGGGCAGAAGGGAGTCACAGGTCTTATTGTGCAGCAGGAGGACTTGCCCTTCTCAGACCAAGGCCTCTACCCTGACATGATCATGAACCCACATGGCTTTCCCTCAAGAATGACAGTTGGGAAGCTCATGGAACTCCTGGGAAGCAAGGCAGCAGCGCTGGCAGGAAAGTTCAATTATGGGACTGCCTTTGGTGGCACGCCAGTCAAGGAGATCATGGAGGACCTGGTCAGATATGGCTTTAATTATCAG GGCAAGGACATCCTGTACAGTGGGACCACAGGTGAAGCACTGACAGGTTACATATTCTTTGGGCCAGTGTACTACCAGAAGCTGAAACATATGGTGATGGACAAGATGCACGCCAGGTCAAGAGGGCCCCGTGCCGTGCTGACCCGCCAGCCCACCGAGGGAAGGGCGAGGGATGGAGGCCTCAGGCTTGGGGAGATGGAGCGGGACTGTCTCATTGGCCATGGAGCAAG CATGTTGCTGCTGGAGCGCCTCATGATCTCCTCTGATGCCTTTGATGTTGATGTCTGCAACTCATGTGGATTGCTTGGCTACTCCGGGTGGTGCCACTTCTGCCGCTCCTCAGCCAATGTTTCTTCCATCCGTATTCCGTACGCTTGCAAACTTCTGTTTCAGGAGCTGCAGTCAATGAACATTGTGCCCAGGCTAAGGTTAGAGAACTACTGTACGTAG